The following coding sequences are from one Aeromicrobium duanguangcaii window:
- a CDS encoding GMC family oxidoreductase: MSEFDYDVVIVGSGFGGSVSALRLTEKGYKVLVLESGRRFADDQFAKNSWHLREYLWAPKLGCYGIQRINLLRNSLVLAGAGVGGGSLVYANTLYEPLDPFYEDPAWSHITDWKSELAPYYDQAKRMLGVNPVAQMTPADTVVKEAADRLGYGDSFHFAPVGVLFGEDEGQDVGDPYFGGVGPSRRTCINCGECMSGCRHNAKNTLVKNYLYLAEQAGAEVRELTTVFDVRPIAGGGYEVHSKSTKPWRGKQPVIRAEQVVFSAASLGTQRLLHRLRDSGSLPNISDRLGLLTRTNSEALMGSVAMHREVDYTRGVAITSSIHPDATTHIEPVRYGKGSNVMMFVQMVLSTDGSGTDEPSLKTVAKNILKLGPRLPKLYDAFHWSERTVIALVMQARDNSITTYTKRRLFGGRKMTTKQGTGEPNPTYIASAHRAVTEMADYMDGVPGGIVTEPIGIPMTAHFLGGCAIGDSPQTGVIDPYQRLYGHEGLHVIDGAAITANLGVNPSLTITAQAERAVSLWPNRGEPDQRPALGQLYRRLDPVLPKNPVVPVDAPAAYRLPIVGVS, encoded by the coding sequence ATGAGCGAGTTCGACTACGACGTCGTCATCGTCGGATCGGGGTTCGGCGGCAGCGTCTCGGCGCTGCGGCTCACCGAGAAGGGCTACAAGGTCCTCGTCCTGGAGTCCGGCCGCCGGTTCGCCGACGACCAGTTCGCCAAGAACTCCTGGCACCTGCGCGAGTACCTGTGGGCGCCGAAGCTGGGCTGCTACGGCATCCAGCGGATCAACCTGTTGCGCAACTCGCTCGTGCTCGCCGGCGCCGGGGTCGGCGGTGGCTCGCTCGTCTACGCCAACACCCTCTACGAGCCGCTCGACCCGTTCTACGAGGACCCCGCCTGGAGCCACATCACCGACTGGAAGAGCGAGCTGGCGCCGTACTACGACCAGGCCAAGCGGATGCTCGGCGTCAACCCGGTCGCGCAGATGACCCCGGCCGACACGGTCGTCAAGGAGGCCGCCGACCGGCTGGGCTACGGCGACTCGTTCCACTTCGCGCCCGTGGGCGTGCTGTTCGGCGAGGATGAGGGTCAGGACGTCGGCGACCCCTACTTCGGCGGCGTCGGGCCGTCCCGGCGCACGTGCATCAACTGCGGTGAGTGCATGTCGGGCTGCCGCCACAACGCCAAGAACACCCTGGTCAAGAACTACCTGTACCTGGCCGAGCAGGCGGGCGCGGAAGTCCGCGAGCTGACGACGGTGTTCGACGTGCGGCCGATCGCCGGCGGCGGCTACGAGGTGCACTCGAAGTCCACGAAGCCGTGGCGCGGCAAGCAGCCCGTGATCAGGGCGGAGCAGGTCGTGTTCTCGGCCGCCTCGCTGGGCACACAGCGACTGCTGCACCGCCTGCGCGACTCCGGCAGCCTGCCGAACATCTCGGACCGACTGGGTCTGCTGACGCGCACGAACTCCGAGGCGCTGATGGGCTCGGTCGCGATGCACCGCGAGGTCGACTACACCCGCGGCGTCGCGATCACCTCGTCGATCCACCCCGACGCCACGACCCACATCGAGCCGGTCCGCTACGGCAAGGGCTCGAACGTGATGATGTTCGTCCAGATGGTGCTCTCGACCGATGGCAGCGGGACCGACGAGCCGAGCCTGAAGACCGTCGCGAAGAACATCCTCAAGCTCGGGCCGCGCCTGCCCAAGCTGTACGACGCGTTCCACTGGTCCGAGCGCACGGTCATCGCCCTGGTGATGCAGGCGCGCGACAACTCGATCACGACCTACACGAAGCGCCGGCTGTTCGGTGGTCGCAAGATGACCACCAAGCAGGGCACGGGCGAGCCGAACCCGACCTACATCGCCTCGGCCCACCGCGCCGTGACCGAGATGGCCGACTACATGGACGGCGTGCCCGGCGGCATCGTCACCGAGCCGATCGGCATCCCCATGACCGCGCACTTCCTGGGCGGGTGCGCCATCGGCGACTCGCCGCAGACCGGAGTCATCGACCCGTACCAGCGGCTCTACGGCCACGAGGGGCTGCACGTCATCGACGGGGCGGCCATCACGGCCAACCTCGGGGTGAACCCCTCGCTGACGATCACGGCGCAGGCCGAGCGGGCCGTGTCGCTGTGGCCGAACCGCGGCGAGCCCGACCAGCGTCCCGCCCTGGGCCAGTTGTACCGCCGGCTCGATCCCGTCCTGCCGAAGAACCCGGTCGTCCCCGTCGACGCGCCCGCCGCCTACCGGCTGCCCATCGTCGGGGTGTCCTGA
- a CDS encoding 5-formyltetrahydrofolate cyclo-ligase: MTADVTCEKVQLRTSLLSQRRARSPRDRTAAAEAIALHATALPALARATRVAAYLSMPTEPGTGPLLQGLLDRHVSVLLPVSHPDRSLTWVEHAPDAVRAGPLGVPEPVGQDLGPDALAGCGIALVPALAVDHAGNRLGRGAGYYDRALARFDGVVCAVVFEDELLPRVPHEPHDRPVDLVLTPAGVFRPLRD; encoded by the coding sequence ATGACGGCCGACGTGACGTGTGAGAAGGTCCAGCTGCGCACGTCACTGCTCTCGCAGCGGCGCGCGAGATCGCCGCGGGACCGCACCGCCGCGGCGGAGGCGATCGCCCTGCACGCCACCGCGTTGCCGGCGCTGGCGCGGGCGACCCGGGTGGCGGCCTACCTCTCGATGCCCACTGAGCCGGGCACCGGCCCCCTCCTGCAAGGGCTGCTGGACCGGCACGTGTCCGTCCTGCTGCCCGTGAGCCATCCGGACCGCTCACTCACGTGGGTCGAGCATGCGCCCGACGCGGTGCGGGCCGGCCCGCTGGGCGTCCCCGAGCCCGTCGGGCAGGACCTCGGGCCCGACGCCCTCGCAGGCTGCGGCATCGCGCTCGTGCCCGCGCTGGCCGTCGACCACGCCGGCAACCGACTCGGCCGCGGCGCCGGCTACTACGACCGCGCGCTGGCCCGGTTCGACGGCGTCGTGTGCGCCGTGGTGTTCGAGGACGAGCTGCTCCCCCGGGTCCCCCACGAGCCGCACGACCGGCCCGTCGACCTGGTCCTGACCCCCGCAGGGGTCTTCCGGCCCCTGCGCGACTGA
- a CDS encoding UTP--glucose-1-phosphate uridylyltransferase codes for MRSDGLPEQAIDVFTAFYHQLEGGASGLIAEADVEPLTDVASIARLDFDTETLRRAAAETVVIKLNGGLGTTMGMQRAKSLLPIKHRLSFLDLIVDQVWHVRSTLGVDLPLLFMNSFRTRDDTLAALARYPELKVGDLPLDFVQNREPRLDAETLEPVEWPADPSLEWCPPGHADLYTALDASGVLDQLIEAGYRYASISNADNLGAVPDPAMMAWFAETGAPYAAEVCRRTPADVKGGHLVVRKSDGRLILRETAQIAPEDRQAAADLKVHKYFHTNNLWFDLHALRAELDQAEGVLDLPLIRNQKRVDPTDPSSPEVIQIESAMGSAISVFEGATAIEVDRARFLPVKTTDDLLLLRSDVYDVGPDYQLRARVDDVPAVDLDKRFFGPIAEFDKRLPFSVSLLYATSLTVRGDWSFGEGVVVRGDVVLEDEGRPRHVASGTVLSGI; via the coding sequence ATGCGCTCGGACGGACTTCCCGAGCAGGCGATCGACGTGTTCACGGCGTTCTACCACCAGCTGGAGGGCGGCGCGTCTGGCCTGATCGCCGAGGCCGACGTCGAACCGCTCACCGACGTCGCCAGCATCGCGCGCCTGGACTTCGACACCGAGACCCTGCGCCGCGCGGCGGCCGAGACCGTCGTCATCAAGCTCAACGGCGGGCTCGGCACGACGATGGGCATGCAGCGGGCCAAGTCGCTGCTGCCGATCAAGCACCGGCTGAGCTTCCTGGACCTCATCGTCGACCAGGTGTGGCACGTGCGATCCACCCTCGGCGTCGACCTGCCGCTGCTGTTCATGAACAGCTTCCGCACCCGCGACGACACCCTGGCCGCGCTGGCGCGCTACCCCGAGCTCAAGGTGGGCGACCTGCCGCTGGACTTCGTCCAGAACCGCGAGCCGCGGCTGGACGCCGAGACCCTCGAGCCCGTCGAGTGGCCGGCCGACCCCTCCCTGGAGTGGTGCCCGCCCGGTCACGCCGACCTCTACACCGCGCTGGACGCCTCCGGTGTGCTCGACCAGCTGATCGAGGCGGGATACCGCTACGCCTCGATCTCGAACGCCGACAACCTCGGCGCCGTGCCGGACCCCGCGATGATGGCGTGGTTCGCCGAGACGGGCGCGCCCTACGCCGCCGAGGTGTGCCGCCGCACGCCCGCGGACGTCAAGGGCGGACACCTCGTCGTCCGCAAGTCCGACGGCCGCCTGATCCTGCGCGAGACGGCGCAGATCGCGCCCGAGGACCGCCAGGCGGCCGCCGACCTCAAGGTGCACAAGTACTTCCACACCAACAACCTCTGGTTCGACCTGCATGCGCTGCGCGCCGAGCTCGACCAGGCCGAGGGCGTGCTCGATCTGCCGCTGATCCGCAACCAGAAGCGGGTCGACCCGACCGACCCCTCCAGCCCCGAGGTCATCCAGATCGAGTCCGCGATGGGCTCGGCGATCTCGGTGTTCGAGGGCGCGACCGCGATCGAGGTCGACCGGGCGCGGTTCCTGCCGGTCAAGACGACCGACGACCTGCTGCTGCTGCGCTCCGACGTCTACGACGTGGGCCCGGACTACCAGCTGCGCGCCCGGGTCGACGACGTCCCGGCGGTCGATCTGGACAAGCGCTTCTTCGGCCCGATCGCCGAGTTCGACAAGCGGCTGCCGTTCTCGGTGTCCCTGCTGTACGCCACGTCGCTGACCGTGCGGGGCGACTGGAGCTTCGGCGAGGGCGTCGTCGTGCGCGGTGACGTCGTGCTCGAGGACGAGGGCCGACCGCGCCACGTGGCGTCCGGAACGGTGCTGTCCGGGATCTGA
- the glp gene encoding molybdotransferase-like divisome protein Glp, protein MSSGQLPPRTRPVSVAPGRLTVEDHLETILRGVGPLAAYDQPVVESLGLTLHEDVLANEDLPRFSAAAVDGYAVNATDVVGARPGEPVELPVVAEIVAGLGKPFAISAGSCVRIMAGAPLPRGADAVVPADSTDGGRTNVAIGRAVLAGAGVRHAAGDLSRGAVALPEGAVLGPREIGLLAAIGRDRVRARPRPRVVVMSTGRELREPGAHLEVDSVFDANSSMLAAAVRDLGAIAYRVGVVDDDPAVFKRVLSDQLVRADLVITTGGITGDDRALVKRTLTEVGEVTFAEVAMTPGRTHGFGRVFEEQTPVITLPGDPVSAYVGFEVFVVPAIRRMLGRTPYRRPQVHAVLAEDLRSDTGVREYRPAFFEVTHRGAKVTPLPHTGPHLVGALAKANALIVVGEDESALNLGDTVRTLVLDRNF, encoded by the coding sequence ATGTCGTCAGGACAACTGCCCCCGCGGACGCGTCCCGTCAGCGTGGCCCCCGGGCGCCTGACGGTCGAAGACCATCTCGAGACCATCCTGCGCGGCGTCGGTCCGCTCGCCGCCTACGACCAGCCGGTCGTCGAGTCGCTCGGCCTGACCCTGCACGAGGACGTCCTGGCCAACGAGGACCTGCCGCGGTTCTCCGCGGCGGCCGTCGACGGGTACGCCGTCAACGCCACCGACGTCGTCGGGGCCCGCCCCGGCGAGCCGGTCGAGCTGCCGGTCGTGGCCGAGATCGTCGCCGGCCTGGGCAAGCCCTTCGCCATCAGCGCCGGATCGTGCGTGCGGATCATGGCCGGCGCGCCGTTGCCTCGCGGCGCCGACGCCGTCGTCCCGGCCGACTCGACCGACGGCGGACGCACCAACGTCGCGATCGGCCGTGCCGTGCTGGCCGGAGCGGGCGTGCGACACGCCGCCGGCGACCTCTCCCGCGGCGCCGTCGCCCTGCCCGAGGGAGCCGTGCTGGGCCCCCGCGAGATCGGGCTGCTCGCCGCGATCGGCCGCGACCGCGTCCGTGCGCGTCCCCGTCCCCGCGTCGTGGTCATGTCGACCGGACGCGAGCTGCGCGAGCCCGGAGCCCACCTCGAGGTGGACTCGGTCTTCGACGCGAACTCCTCGATGCTCGCCGCGGCCGTCCGCGACCTCGGCGCCATCGCGTACCGCGTCGGTGTCGTCGACGACGATCCGGCCGTCTTCAAGCGGGTGCTGTCCGACCAGCTGGTGCGCGCCGACCTGGTCATCACGACCGGGGGCATCACCGGCGACGATCGCGCGCTGGTCAAGCGCACGCTGACCGAGGTCGGCGAGGTCACCTTCGCCGAGGTCGCGATGACCCCGGGCCGCACCCACGGGTTCGGCCGCGTCTTCGAGGAGCAGACTCCCGTCATCACGCTGCCCGGCGACCCCGTCTCGGCCTACGTCGGGTTCGAGGTCTTCGTGGTGCCCGCGATTCGGCGGATGCTCGGTCGCACGCCCTACCGCCGTCCGCAGGTACACGCGGTCCTGGCCGAGGACCTGAGGTCCGACACCGGGGTGCGCGAGTACCGGCCGGCGTTCTTCGAGGTCACGCACCGCGGCGCCAAGGTCACGCCGCTGCCGCACACCGGCCCGCACCTGGTCGGTGCGCTGGCCAAGGCCAATGCGCTGATCGTCGTGGGTGAGGACGAGAGCGCGCTCAATCTCGGCGACACCGTCCGCACGCTGGTGCTGGACCGCAACTTCTGA